In Podarcis muralis chromosome 7, rPodMur119.hap1.1, whole genome shotgun sequence, the genomic stretch tgttttacaatttaaaatactcattttacacccttaagatatcaatgacttcctttcttctctttccttggttcattttatatatcacaaatccctgcatgTTTTTCAAAAGCTACACCAATCGGTGTTCCATTATTgcttccatcaaaacttgtttgcactgttgaattaatcttcatgctgccagcgttttcagctgtacacaattatttcccgtatattcaataaatgttttccaatcttctttaaacatatgtttttcttgttctcttattctatatgttaagtctgcgagttgtgcatattctgtcaacttacgTAAGTTGCCACTCTTGGtgagttgggacctcgctcgttttccattcctgggctaacgaaacacgggccgcagtagtagcatacataaataaccttttttgacacctggggatttcagtctgaattttcagactgaaattcccagcagGACAACTGTGTTAATGAAGTTTTTAGAGAactttttaatgactggtgttttcattattttttttaatcctttgttggaagctgcccagagtggctggggaaacccagccagatgggtggggtagaaataaataataataataataataataataataataataataataataataatgttggttcagaaactgcagcttgtGCTGAGTGTGGCAACGCAGCCTTGGGCCAGAACAACTCTGCACCCATGTATTatgcaggtaggtagccgtgttggtctgccgaagtcgaaacaaaataaaaaaattccttccagtagcaccttagagaccaactaagcttgctattggtatgagcttttgtgtgcatgcacacttcgtcAGATACATGTATTATGCAGTCACTAGAAGCTCCTTGCTGGCTGCCAGGAAATCTCCTACCTTTGTTCAAGGTATTGATGCTGATGTATGAAACCCCAGACAGCTTAATAGGAACCAGGTAACCTCAAGgattggtggggtataagtaaaaaaatattattaatattattattattaccgtcatacctcgggttgaagtggcttcaggatgaatattttcgggttgcgctcgcGCActcacagacgctcaaaatgacgtcacgtgcatgcgcggaagcggcgatacgcaacctgcgcatgcgcagacgcacagtTGCATGttatgttcgcttcaggatgcgaacgggactccGGGACGGATCCCGTTCaaatccagaggtaccactgtattattattattattattattattattattattattattattattattaccctctcTATGCCAGCAATTCACTGCCACACCAACTAACGCTATTGCTTCCCCCTCTCACCCCTCTTTTCCTCCACAACAGCTAAATACCCCGAGATCAAGAAGTTGATGGGCCCCGATCCCAACATGAAGTGGGTGGTGACCCTCATGGTCCTGACTCAGCTTCTCGCCTGCTACCTGGTGAAGGGCTTGCCTTGGAAGTGGGTCTTCTTCTGGGCCTACGCCTTTGGGGGCTGCATCAACCACTCGCTGGCGCTGGCCATCCACGACATCTCCCACAACGTGCCTTTCGGCAACAACAAGGCCAAGTGGAACCGCTTCTTCGGCATGTTCGCCAACCTGCCCATCGGCGTCCCCTATGCCACCTCCTTCAAGAAGTACCACGTCGACCACCACCGCTTCCTGGCCGTGGAAGGGTTGGATGTCGACGTCCCCAGCGAGTTGGAGGGACACTTCTTCAACACCCCGCTGAGGAAGTTCCTCTGGGTCTTTCTACAACCTCTCCTCTACGTCCTGCGGCCGCTCTTCATCAACCCCAAACCCATCTCCAAGATGGAGGTCATTAACGTGGCTGTCCAAATGGGCTATGACCTCCTCATCTACAGCTTATGGGGCTTCAAGCCTGTGGTCTACATGGTCGCTGGAACCCTCTTGGCCATGGGCCTCCACCCCTTCTCTGGGCACTTCATCGCTGAGCACTACATGTATGCCAAGGGTTACGACACCGTCTCCTACTACGGGCCCCTGAACTGGTTCACCTTCAACGTGGGCTACCACATGGAGCACCACGACTTCCCCAGCATCCCAGGAAGCAGATTGCCACTGGTAAGGCCAAGAGATTCTCTTGGGTTGCCGTCGCGTAGAGCCTTCCAGGCTTGGTGTAGCAGAGGGGGGTCCGCCAAGGGCGAGTGGGGTCTCACCAACTGCAGACTTGTCTCAGCCCTTGCCAaggctggagtcagatgcagcTCGGAACGAGGAGGCAGAGTCAGTTGtgggcaatgttgttgtttagtcatttagttgtgtctgactcttcgtgaccccctggaccagagcacgacaggcactcttgttttccactgcctcccgcagtttggtcaaactcatgctggtatcttcaagaacactgtcccaccatctcgtcctctgtcgtccccttctccttgtgccctccatctttcccaacatcagggtcttttccagggattcttctcttctcc encodes the following:
- the LOC114603001 gene encoding sphingolipid delta(4)-desaturase/C4-monooxygenase DES2-like, translated to MANTGSRDDFEWVYTDQPHTSRRKEILAKYPEIKKLMGPDPNMKWVVTLMVLTQLLACYLVKGLPWKWVFFWAYAFGGCINHSLALAIHDISHNVPFGNNKAKWNRFFGMFANLPIGVPYATSFKKYHVDHHRFLAVEGLDVDVPSELEGHFFNTPLRKFLWVFLQPLLYVLRPLFINPKPISKMEVINVAVQMGYDLLIYSLWGFKPVVYMVAGTLLAMGLHPFSGHFIAEHYMYAKGYDTVSYYGPLNWFTFNVGYHMEHHDFPSIPGSRLPLVRKIAPEYYDHLPYHNSWILVLWDFVFKRELGPFSRVKRTHKGDKNL